The following are encoded in a window of Drosophila simulans strain w501 chromosome 3L, Prin_Dsim_3.1, whole genome shotgun sequence genomic DNA:
- the LOC6736811 gene encoding mitochondrial 2-oxoglutarate/malate carrier protein: MAYSIEKKSIPGYMMYINGGLAGMLGTCIVQPLDLVKTRMQISATTGEYKSSFDCLLKVFKNEGILALYNGLSAGLMRQATYTTARMGFYQMEIDSYRKHFNAPPTVLASMGMGILAGAFGAMFGNPAEVALIRMMSDNRLPPAERRNYKGVVNAFVRIVKDEGVTTLWKGCMPTVGRAMIVNMVQLASYSQLKAAFSEYFSGLSLHIAAAMMSGLLTTIASMPLDMAKTRIQQQKTAEYKGTMDVLMKVSKNEGIASLWKGFTPYLCRLGPHTVFAFIFLEQLTKAYKHIVLGDDSESNI; encoded by the coding sequence ATGGCGTACAGCATCGAAAAGAAATCCATACCCGGGTACATGATGTACATCAATGGCGGTCTGGCCGGAATGCTGGGCACCTGCATTGTGCAGCCATTGGACTTGGTGAAGACCAGGATGCAGATTTCAGCCACGACGGGCGAGTACAAGAGCTCCTTCGATTGCCTGCTAAAGGTTTTTAAGAACGAGGGCATACTCGCCTTGTATAATGGCTTGAGTGCTGGATTGATGCGACAGGCCACGTACACGACAGCCCGGATGGGTTTCTACCAAATGGAGATCGACTCCTATCGCAAGCATTTCAATGCACCGCCCACTGTGTTGGCcagcatgggcatgggcattcTGGCCGGTGCTTTCGGTGCCATGTTCGGCAATCCGGCGGAGGTGGCCCTCATCCGTATGATGTCCGATAACCGTTTGCCGCCGGCGGAGAGGCGAAACTACAAGGGTGTGGTGAACGCCTTTGTGCGGATCGTCAAGGACGAGGGTGTGACCACCCTCTGGAAAGGATGCATGCCCACTGTGGGTCGGGCCATGATCGTCAACATGGTTCAGCTGGCCTCGTACTCGCAGCTAAAGGCAGCATTTTCGGAATACTTTTCGGGACTTTCGCTGCACATAGCTGCCGCCATGATGTCCGGTCTACTGACCACCATTGCCTCCATGCCGCTGGACATGGCCAAAACGCGCATCCAGCAGCAAAAGACGGCCGAGTACAAGGGCACCATGGATGTTCTGATGAAGGTGTCCAAGAACGAGGGCATCGCCTCCCTTTGGAAGGGCTTCACGCCCTATTTGTGTCGTTTAGGACCGCACACGGTGTTTGCTTTTATATTCCTGGAACAACTCACCAAGGCCTACAAGCACATTGTGCTCGGCGACGATTCTGAATCGAACATCTAA
- the LOC6736812 gene encoding mitochondrial 2-oxoglutarate/malate carrier protein encodes MALVYGVEKKTVPTHMKFVMGGASGMLATCIVQPLDLLKTRMQISGTLGTREYKNSFEVLSKIWKNEGMLSLYNGLSAGLLRQASYTSAKMGVYQMELDWYRKNFGNYPSMVASMTMGIVAGAFGALCGNPAEVALIRMMSDNRLMPEDRRNYKNVGDAFVRIVKDEGVVALWRGCLPTVGRAMVVNMVQLASYSLMKDQLHGYLSEGIPLHLTAALVSGFLTSVTSMPLDMAKTRIQQMKVIDGKPEYSGTIDVLKKVVKNEGAFAVWKGFTPYLIRMGPHTIFSFVFLEQMNKAYGKHVLGDSLSDSEP; translated from the coding sequence ATGGCGCTAGTTTACGGGGTGGAAAAGAAGACGGTGCCCACTCACATGAAGTTCGTGATGGGCGGAGCCTCCGGAATGCTGGCCACCTGCATTGTCCAGCCGTTGGACCTCCTCAAGACCCGGATGCAGATATCAGGAACTTTGGGCACCCGCGAGTACAAGAACTCCTTTGAGGTTCTTTCGAAGATTTGGAAGAACGAGGGGATGTTATCCCTGTACAATGGACTGAGTGCCGGACTGTTGAGACAGGCCTCGTACACATCAGCCAAGATGGGCGTTTACCAGATGGAGTTGGATTGGTATCGCAAAAACTTCGGAAATTATCCATCCATGGTGGCCAGCATGACCATGGGCATTGTGGCTGGCGCCTTTGGAGCCTTGTGTGGAAATCCAGCGGAGGTGGCCCTGATCCGGATGATGTCCGATAACCGCCTAATGCCGGAGGACAGGCGTAATTACAAGAATGTGGGTGATGCCTTTGTAAGAATTGTGAAGGATGAGGGCGTCGTGGCGCTCTGGAGAGGATGCCTGCCGACAGTGGGTCGTGCCATGGTCGTGAATATGGTGCAGCTGGCCTCCTATTCGCTGATGAAGGACCAATTGCATGGGTATCTTAGCGAAGGAATACCTCTTCACCTGACCGCCGCCCTGGTGTCCGGCTTCCTGACCTCCGTGACCTCAATGCCACTGGACATGGCCAAAACACGCATCCAGCAGATGAAGGTAATCGATGGCAAGCCGGAATACAGTGGCACCATCGATGTACTGAAAAAGGTGGTGAAGAACGAAGGCGCCTTCGCCGTGTGGAAGGGTTTCACTCCGTATCTAATCCGCATGGGTCCACACACGATATTTTCATTCGTCTTCCTGGAGCAAATGAACAAGGCCTACGGCAAGCATGTGCTCGGTGACTCGCTATCCGATTCGGAACCCtaa